A region from the Medicago truncatula cultivar Jemalong A17 chromosome 6, MtrunA17r5.0-ANR, whole genome shotgun sequence genome encodes:
- the LOC11420197 gene encoding miraculin: MKCTIMLALLLLLALSSQPLFVSSKTSLNQVLDISGKKLRTDSDYYIIPANGGDISLESSIGESCPLHVVVVKHRQGLGFPLRLAPVKGDIRVSTDLNIMLGNYDDRCPNYSVVWKIDPYSKEATFVTTNGILGHPGSNSIHSWFKIEKYEDAYKLVYCPNVCPSCNHVCKDIGIYKYKNREMRLALTNVPLKIKFQQA, translated from the coding sequence ATGAAGTGCACAATAATGCTAGCACTTCTCCTTCTCCTTGCCTTGTCCTCACAACCACTATTTGTATCATCTAAAACTTCACTCAATCAAGTGCTTGACATATCGGGGAAGAAGCTTCGAACTGATTCCGATTACTACATCATTCCCGCGAATGGTGGAGATATTTCCCTTGAAAGTTCTATTGGTGAGTCTTGCCCTCTTCATGTAGTAGTTGTGAAACATAGACAAGGTCTAGGGTTTCCTCTAAGGTTGGCACCAGTTAAAGGTGATATTCGTGTCTCCACTGATCTCAATATTATGCTAGGTAATTATGATGATAGGTGTCCTAACTATTCAGTAGTGTGGAAGATTGATCCCTATTCTAAGGAAGCAACATTTGTGACCACTAATGGCATATTAGGTCACCCAGGTTCGAATTCAATCCATAGTTGGTTCAAGATTGAGAAGTATGAAGATGCTTATAAGTTGGTCTATTGCCCTAATGTGTGTCCTTCTTGCAACCATGTATGCAAAGACATTGGAATTTATAAGTATAAGAATAGGGAAATGCGTTTGGCTCTCACTAATGTTCCCCTCAAAATCAAGTTTCAGCAAGCTTGA